ATGATCGGCAGCTATGTCTACCTGATCGCCAACACCCCCCTCAACCTGCATAAACCCCAGGCAGACGCCCAGAGCAACGTGCGCCTGCCGGAGATCATCGAGGGGAACGGCAGCGTCACCACCTTACCGGCCACGGCCATCCAGTACTTTGACATCCCCTACCCGGCCTACCGCTACACCGTGGTACAGGCCTACAACCTGGATGCCCGGACCAGGAAGACAAGCATCTTCCTGACAGGTACCACCCAGCAGGTTTTTGCCTCAGCACAGAACTTCTACCTGGCTTCCCCGGCGCCGCTCGACCCGATCCCCCTGTGCCAGAAATACCTTGACCGGTTGACCGCCTTGCTGCCGGACAGCCTTACCAACAAGTTGAAAGACCCCAATGCCGCCACGGAACAGAAGCTGGAGCAACTGGCCCATGTGCTCTCCATGGGTAACAACACCGGCCCCGGCAACCAGGCCGAGATCGCCCAGGTGGTATCGGAGATGCAGCGAGACCTGGCGAGGGCCCAAGACCAGACCCTGGTGCAGAAGTTCGGGATCAGCGGCTATGAAGTGGTCTTTCACGCCAAGGCAGAGGTACCGGGGCAGGTGCTCAACCAGTTTTCCATGGACGAGCAGGACGGCTACTTCCGGATCGCCACCACCACCAGGGATCCGATGCAATGGGAGAACAGCAGCAACAACATTTTCGTCTATAATTCGAACCTGCAACTGACAGGGAAGCTGATGGGCCTCGCCCCAAGCGAGCGGATCTACTCGGCCAGATTCCTGGGGCGGCGGGCCTACCTGGTCACCTTCAGGGAGACCGACCCCTTCTTCGTGATCGACCTGGCAGACCCGGCCGTGCCGAAGGTACTCGGCTACCTGAAGATCCCCGGCTTCTCCAGCTACCTGCACCCCTACGACGAGAACCACATCATCGGCATCGGCAAGGAGACGACGCCCATTCTCCAGGAGCAGGGGGGGCCGCGGCCGACCGGGTTAAAGATCGCCCTGTTCGACGTGACCAACCCGGAACAGCCCAAGGAGCTCTCCCGGTACGTGCTTCCTAATGGTTCCGATTCCCAGGCTCTTTACGACCACAAGGCATTCCTGTTCAGCCCGTCCAAACACCTGCTGGCGCTGCCGGTTTCGTCTCCCAACTATTATGCCTGGTACCGGGGCTACTGGCAGGGAGCCTACATCTTCAATATCTCGCTTAACCAGGGGATCGCCCTCAAAGGGACTATTGATCACTCGAATCCCGGTCAACCTTCCGTTGACAATCAGGCCGCTGCCGACCTGTACCTGCCAATCTACAAACAGTATGGCAATGTCCAGCGGATCCTCTACATCAACGACGTGCTCTACACCGTCTCGGACGCCCTGGTCAAGCTGAACGATATCAACAGCCTGGCCGAGTTGAAGGCCCTCCACCTGTAACCGCTTAAGTACGTTGAAAACTCGTTTTGATTGGCAGGAGGCTTGCTTGGCAAGCCTCCTCGTAGTCTTATATCGGCCCCTGGATTATGGTATTGCATGCGCGGCCTGGCCTCAGGGAGTAATATATATTTTCCATTCACCTTGAAACTTTTAATCTTTGTAGTGTACCTTTTTCTGTGTCCGTCTTTATGGACCCCTGCCTCCAAAAATAAGATAGCATAAATAAAATCGACATATTGAGACTAAATATCCTATCGCTGGAGACTTGAAAGCTCTTAAAAGATATCTCATGTATCCTTTTTTCCCAGAAAGTGCATACTGTATTAATCAACGCATCAATTATCGTAAGCTTGATTGTTATAATAAACACCTACTTATATACATTAATATTGTCGAACTATAAGATAATTTGTATATTATTTTTCGTTGATTGAAAATTAGTTGGTAATGTACAATTTAGTTGCCAACATAATAAAAATTGGAAATCGGTAAAGATAAAAGTGTTTCGAAGCAGATTGGAATTGAAAATGGTTTGAGGATATAATTGGGTCCCTGGAAGAGAGGAGAACAAAATGGGTGCGCTTTCCTTGAAGTGGGATATTACCGGAAGATGCAATCTTAAGTGCAAGCATTGTCTTGTTGACATGTTCGGTGCAGGCCGGCGGCATCAAGAAATAACCCACGATGAACGCTTGGAAATCGTGGACAAGCTTCCTCCATCTGTGGTGCAGCACATCAACATCCTTGGAGGAGAACCAACCGTCCTGAGAGACGACTTTCTGGAGCTTGTCAAGAAATGTGCAAGTAAGGCCATAAAGACCACGTTCAACACCAACGGCATACTGTTGGACCGGGGGTTTACTGAAAAGGTGATTGAAGCGGGTGCAGCCGGCATCATCTTCAGCGTAGATGGCCCCGGGTCAGAGTATCACGA
The sequence above is a segment of the Bacillota bacterium genome. Coding sequences within it:
- a CDS encoding beta-propeller domain-containing protein; the protein is MVHHKRPWMPYLLATAAILLLTFFSLVFAFWPRQVDAGTTERFKDLKELQDFIENNARIASLLNQNHYFSPFIRGSRELLDTQDMNGNRAMKSVAPTLQQATPPAESGSDAAATGASNDFSTTNIQVAGVDEADIVKSDGSYLYVRAGQEINILAAYPPEKARVLSSLTFDNPPLGLYVHGNQMLVISQQEPIVRPMSEVPEGTASKIYPPISRPMGLKVTIYDTSNKANPKLKDSFSITGASYVASRMIGSYVYLIANTPLNLHKPQADAQSNVRLPEIIEGNGSVTTLPATAIQYFDIPYPAYRYTVVQAYNLDARTRKTSIFLTGTTQQVFASAQNFYLASPAPLDPIPLCQKYLDRLTALLPDSLTNKLKDPNAATEQKLEQLAHVLSMGNNTGPGNQAEIAQVVSEMQRDLARAQDQTLVQKFGISGYEVVFHAKAEVPGQVLNQFSMDEQDGYFRIATTTRDPMQWENSSNNIFVYNSNLQLTGKLMGLAPSERIYSARFLGRRAYLVTFRETDPFFVIDLADPAVPKVLGYLKIPGFSSYLHPYDENHIIGIGKETTPILQEQGGPRPTGLKIALFDVTNPEQPKELSRYVLPNGSDSQALYDHKAFLFSPSKHLLALPVSSPNYYAWYRGYWQGAYIFNISLNQGIALKGTIDHSNPGQPSVDNQAAADLYLPIYKQYGNVQRILYINDVLYTVSDALVKLNDINSLAELKALHL